The stretch of DNA TCTGAGCCTCAGGCTCCTTGCTCTGTTCACCTGGCCGACCAAGCACAACCTTCTCAGCCGCTGCGTCACACCTTGGCTCCTTCTGTTGGCGACTCCTGGTCCACCCCTGGACCACTGTCAGGAAGTCTTTTCTGGCCTGGCCTTTAATCTTAACCAGGCGTGACTGGTTTTGGCCCACACTCTTAGCTCTTGCCTCACAAACGTATGAGGAAGCCCTCCTGACCCAAGGGCATCAGCCCTTTGGGGTggtccccttcccttctccccctggCAGACAGATGCGATGGGGTGGACCCCACCTCAGCACTCAGACACCTCCCCCAGGCAGACAGTCCAACATCAGCCAGTTCTTGGAGCACAGCCATTCTCTTATCAGACAGCATCAAGCTTCGCAGGAGGGGTTTTCCCCGAGAGCCCTCCTTTGGACCCCTCAGACCCTGGGATGTCTTCTGATCACCCAGAGGGCCCCATGTTGTCAGGTCGGGGCCCCTAGGCACTGTAACTCACTCAGAGCAGCCTGGGGTCTCTTCCTCCCCGCTCCCAGGGCTGTGTGTCCTCCCTTCTGGGTGTGGGGGAGCTGCCTCACCTCTGCTCCCGGCTGACTCTTGTGCAACCTCCATCCCACCCTGGCACACTCAGCTCATGCAGGCCTTGGCCTGTCCTCCGCTGTAGGATCAGGCCTGCCTCTCACCTCCCGTCCTTGCCCAGGTGGCCAGGGCAGCCTTGGCGAGTGTCCGAATGTctccacttttaaaatattttttatttattgttttggttGTGCCGGGTCTTCATGGGGGCATGCGGGGTGATCGGTCTTTATCGTGGCGCACGGGATCTTttcagttgtggcctgtgggatctggggcttccctggtggctcagcggtagagaatccacctgccaatgtgggagatctgggttcagtccctgggtcgggaagatcccctggaggaggaaatggcaacccacgcctgttttcttgcctgggaaatcccatggacagaagagcctcgagggctacagtccatggggttgcaaaagacttaGACACAACTTGGCTGCTCAGCAAcaacgtgtgggatctagttcttggaccaaggattgaacccgggtcccctgcattgggagagcaaAGTCTTCGCccccgggccaccagggaagtccccagtgttTCCACTTTGGATTTCCCAACAGAGCATTTGGGGTTTGGTTGGGGACGGTGAGGCACAGGTGGTGAGGGCACTcttggctctggagccagactcgCACAGACGCACGTGAACGTAGGACCTTTATCAATGGGTCAAGCTGACACTAAAGGTGACTTGAGTCTAGTGTGTCTCTGCCACTCAACTTAGCGAGGAACCCCGTGGAGCCCTAGTGACACTTCTCTAAGCCAGTCACACCCAGGTTCTCAGGGCTTGGCCCGTGGCTGGGCATCAACAGTTGCTCGCTCCCTGCCTTGTTCCCCCCACTCCTGGGTGCAGTTCAGGGGCCGCGCGACGGTCCTGGGGCATCCGAGACCAGGACCAGGCCAGAAGCTCTGAGGCACTCTCCCTGTCCTAGGACCCATCGGGCCCATGAAGAAGGTGCTGGTGGACAGCCCCAAGAAGCGGACGCTGCTCATCGAGAACCTGCGCGAGTCCCAGCCATACCGCTACACGGTCAAGGCTCGCAACGGGGCAGGCTGGGGGCCTGAGCGGGAGGCCATCATCAACCTGGCCACCCAGCCCAAGCGACCCATGTCCAGtgagcagggggcagggaggcacaggGCAGACAGGGGCGGGCAGGGGCCCGAGGTCGGGCCCTGgctcacccctccccccaccccgcagtCCCCATCATCCCTGACATCCCCATCGTGGATGCCCAGAGTGGGGAGGACTACGAGAGCTTCCTCATGTACAGCGATGATGTGCTCCGCTCTCCAGCCGGCAGCCAGAGGCCCAGCGTCTCTGATGACACCGGTGAGTGGGCCGGGGATCCCGGCGAGGATGGTGGGGATCCTGGGTAGAGGGTGGGGCTGTCACTGGTGTCCAGAGACAGCAAAGGGGCCAGTGACCACTGGGCATGAAGATCAAGACTGAAAGTCCCCTCTCTGCAAAATCAACGATTTGACAGGCACCATTCTGGCTCTGGGTACAGAGGGGACAAAGTGGACGTGGCTCATAGGACTGGTGTGCACGTCTCTGTgtgaggacagacagacagacatgggCTTGGGGCACACGCACACGGGCTCGTGCGCATGAGACTGGAAACAGTTGTGAGTGTGGaaggctcaccagctcaccagCTGTGCCATGGAGTCAGGACACCCAAGACACCTCCCAGGGACAGGGCTACAGGCGAGGAGGCAAGCCTGGTCCAGGAGCCCCAGAACAGCCACTGGCTTGGGGGCCCCCAGTGCAGTGCTCCTTGCACTGGCCCTGCTCCACTTCCCTCTTGGATTCCTGTACattgtgatgcaaagagcccTCGACTGGGACTCCTGGGGTCTGTTTTAGCTCTGGCTTCACTGCAggatggcttcccttgtagctcagttggtaaagagtctgcctgcaatgctggagacctgggttcaattcctgggttggaaagatcccctggagaaggaaatggcaatccacttcagtattctgccctggagaatcccatggacagaggagcctgggaggctacagtccatggggtccatggggcaagagtcggacaggacttagtgactaagccaccactGTGGGAATTCAGATGAATCACGTAcattctctgcctcagttttctgatctgtgaaatgggataccAGTCATACTAGGCTGAGTGAAAATCCACCaggatttgtatttcctttttatataatttatttttggctgtgctgggtcttcattgctatgcaggcttctcatcgcggtggcttctcttactgtggcgCAAGACGAGCTCTAGGGCTTAGTAGTTGCaactcccgggctctagagcacaggctcggtagttctGACGTGTAGGCTTAGTTACTCcgcggcatgtggcatcttcccggttcagttcagttcagttcagttcggttcagtcacagaccagggatcaaacctgtttttcccgcattggcagatggattctttaccactgagccaccagggaagccccagaatttgtattttcttccttccttacctACATCAGGTTTCCATGCAGTCAAGCTAGGGTTCAGGGGTCTTGAGGGTTTTGAGGGTCTGGGGTAGAGAGCAGCTGGTATGAATCAGGTTCCTCGGCTTGTCGGCACTACACAGATCTACTCCGGCTGCTGGAACTCGCTGGGGAGTTCCCGGGAGGCAGGCCTGGGAGACATCACTCCCTCCCTCATCCAGACGGGAAGCAGGCTCAGAGCAGAGGCCTCACGGCTCGCGGCAGAGCCAGGACTCTggtccagggggtcttccctcgCCAGCTGCGGCCCAAGCCGCCCTATAACACCTCCGGGCTGAGGGTCCCGCCTGCCGCCGGGTTCCCCCGCCGCCGCACACCCAGATCGCATGTGCCGGGGGACCACTGGCTTCTTCTCCGCGCCCCTGGCGCCCCCTGGCGGTGCCAACGCGGCCCTTCGTTGTTCCTAAGGCTGCGGCTGGAAGTTCGAGCCCCTGCTGGGGGAGGAGCTGGACCTGAGGCGCGTCACGTGGCGGCTGCCCCCGGAGCTCATCCCGCGCCTGTCCGCCGGCAGCCGGCGCTCCTCCGACTCCGGGCCCCCGGGAGACGGCGCCGCCCATGGGGCCGATGGGGGCACGCGGGGCGCCAGCGGGGAGGGAGGTGACCGGCACGCCCCCACCCGCACCCACCTCGGCTCCAGCCAGAGCCCACCGCGGCCAGGCTGCCTTGCCCGGTGACCCCAGAGCCAGGGGACCCCAGGGCAGGCGTGTGGGCTCTCCCCAGGGCGGGGCCGACTGCTGGGGCTGCGAGGCCCCGGCGGAGGTCGGGTCCGTGGGGGCCTCCTGCCAGGCCAGGGGACCTGTGTTCCAGAAGCCTGCGGGGGTTGGTTGGGCCGTGGACTCCTCCAGGGGCCTCTGTCCCTGGTGGGCAGAGGGAGGCTGGGTGTTTTGATGCCAGGGGGGCCCCggaaggtaggtaggtaggtaacCCCCGGAATTCCCAGGGCTACGGCAGCCCGCCCCTCGGGGCTCCGGGGTCTGCGGCCGGGCCTGTGGGAGTGACCCTGCCCTGTCTCCGCAGAGCACCTGGTGAACGGGCGGATGGACTTTGCCTTCCCGGGCAGCGCCAACTCCCTGCACAGGATGACCGTGAGCACCGCGGCCCACGGCGCCCACCTGAGCCCGCAGCTGTCCCACCGCGTGCTGAGCACCTCGTCCACCCTCACGCGGGACTACCACTCGCTGACCCGCACGGAGCACTCGCACTCCGCCACGCTGCCCAGGGACTACTCCACCCTCACCTCCCTTTCCTCCCAGAGTGAGTGCCGCCTCCTCCCCGGCCCTCCGGCCAATCGTTCCTCTCTTCCAGCTCctggaggcggggcgggggctgCTGCCCTCCGCCCAACACGCACACCCGCCCCGCCCCAGCTCACTTGTGTTTTGTCCTGCCCTAGGCCTCCCTCCCATCTGGGAACACGGGAGGAGCAGGCTTCCGCTGTCCTGGGCCCTGGGGTCCCGGAGTCGGGCTCAGATGAAGGGAGCCCCCCGCTCCGGGGACTTGAGAGACTCTATAATCCTGGCTGGGCAGCCAGCAGCGCCCTCTTGGGGCCCAGGTAGTACAGAGGTGGCAGTCCTGCGTCTCTATGGCCGTCCCGCTCCATGTCACCATCCACCCACCATCAGCACTGCCCGCGCCTTCGCACCCTCCATTCCATCCACATCCACGCTGGTGCCTAAAGCGGCCTGTCCTCCCGGGGTGCTGGGCTGGGGCCAGCTGAGGAGGGTGGGGGGCCGGGTACTCAAGCGGACCCCGCACTCACCCTGAGTGCGGTGGGGAGGCGCCGGGCGGCCTAGAGAGGGTGCTGCAGGGCCGAGTGGGCTGCCCGACCAGCAGTCAGGGAGGTGCAGCTGAGAACCAGGGACTACTGCCCAGATAACCCCGCCGCGGGCTGACTGCGGCGCCCCCTGTCTGCAGGCTCCCGCTTGGCTGCGGGTGTGCCCAACACACCCACCCGCCTGGTGTTCTCCGCCCTTGGACCCACGTCTCTGAAAGTGAGCTGGCAGGAGCCGCAGTGTGAGCGTGCGCTGCAGGGCTACAGCGTGGAGTACCAGCTGCTGAACGGCGGTGAGGCCTGGCTGCTGGTGGGCTGACATACAGGGGCTCGGGCTGTCCGGAGCCCAGCCGAGCCGCTTGACCACTGATGTCCCCCGCTGCCACCCCCTGCCTCTCTGAGAGGGCCTTTCCCTTCTGAGTCCCCCAGTGTCCCCTTCACTGCATCCCTTCTTCCACTGCGTCCTCACCCATCTCCCTGGGCCTCTCTCCTGATCACTTCCCCGGTGAGGTTTTGCTTAGGGACCCAGGGTCTCTCTGCTGGGCTATGAGAAGTGGCCCTTCTCTGGGCAAGCATGACCTGGGCCCATAAACAGCCATCATACACAGATGGGATTTCAGACTCCACTCACTCCTTGTATGGTGCACAGCCTGAACCACCAGCCACACCACACAAGGCCGCCCCGACCTGCACCCCAACCACAGCTGGTCCTGTCTGGGCTAGGACCAGGTCTGGGCTGCGGCCTAGGGGAGGGGCGAGATCAGGCCAGGGGCTAGGGATGAGGAATGAGGCTGCTCCACGGTCTGCCTCCGTCCCCCACCCAGGTGAGCTGTATCGCCTCAACATCCCCAACCCCAGCCAGACCTCGGTGGTGGTGGAGGACCTCCTGCCCAACCACTCCTACGTGTTCCGTGTGCGGGCCCAGAGCCAGGAGGGCTGGGGCCCGGAGCGTGAGGGTGTCATCACCATTGAGTCACAGGTGCACCCGCAGAGCCCGCTCTGCCCCCTGCCGGGTGagttgccacccccacccccacaggtgCCCCCACCTGGCCCTCAGATACCCACCTGTCCCCTGACAAActtcctctgctgcccccagGCTCCGCCTTCACTTTGAGCACGCCCAGTGCCCCGGGCCCGCTGGTGTTCACTGCCCTGAGCCCCGACTCGCTGCAGCTGAGCTGGGAGCGGCCCCGCAGGCCGGATGGCGACATTCTGGGCTACCTGGTGACGTGTGAGATGGCCCACGGAGGAGGTCCTGCCTGCCCCGGGTTGGGGggcggagggggaggggtggggagggagccgCAGAGGCTGAAAGGCATCTTCCCTGCACAGAGCCAGCCACTACGTTCCTGGTTGACGGCGACAGCCCTGAGAGCCGGCTGACCGTGCCTGGCCTCAGCGAGAACGTGCCCTACAAGTTCAAGGTGCAGGCCAAGACCACCCAAGGCTTCGGGCCGGAGCGAGAGGGAATCATCACCATCGAGTCCCAGGATGGAGGCAGGCTTCTttgccccttccccagccccaccccttctCTGGCCACGCCTTCTCCTGGCACCATCCTCTAACTGtgcccccacccaccctctcCAGGACCCTTTCCACAGCTGGGCGGCCACTTGGGGCTCTTCCCGCACCCAGCGTCAGGGGAATACAGCAGCATCACCACCCACTCCAGCACCACTGAACCCTTCCTACTGGGTGAGTTGCCTGGTGGGGGCTCCTGGCTCTCCCCAGGAAACACAGAGCTAacagaggaaggggtggggcggggcagtCAGGACCCAGGGGTGGGTCCTTCAACACTTCTTCCCCTGCAGATGGACTGACCCTGGGCTCCCAGCATCTGGAAGCAAGTGGCTCCCTCACCCGGCATGTGACACAGGAGTTTGTGAGCCGGACTCTGACCACCAGTGGGACCCTCAGCACCCACGTGGACCAACAGTTCTTCCAGACCTGAGCgcccccctcaacacacacaccccgtcccaccccctccccatgtGCTGCCTCAGCTACTCCATCCTTGGACCCCTGGTGGCCCACCCCAGCCGCATGCTGATCACAAGGCCGCTGCCTCTGGCcacagcacaggggctcagtgtCCTCTGGACAGCGTGGAGGGGGCAGAGGTCCCAGAAGGCCCTTCTGGCTgcccccctgccccaggccccagccccttTGTAACCAAAGAGCTGGACCCAGCATGACAAGGGCCTGGCTTTGTTCTGCTATAATAAAGGATTTCGCTACTGCTTGGCTCTGCCCTGACCATGTTTCTAGGCCCCGTCCAGAGCAGGGAGCAGTTCTCACACACCCCTTTTCTGATGCCCCAGCACACATCCACCTCTTGAGGTAGGCGGGCGTCAGAGTCAGAGATACAAGTTTATTCAGCACCCAGACAGGAGGGGAGGCCCACCACGTGCTGTCCTGCGAGGGCCTCAGAAGCGCAGCACCTTGGCGCCATCAGCCGCCTGGGAGAGGTAGAAGGTGGCCGTCCCATGGTACTGCTCCTGTTGGTGGACGGGGGGTCTGAGCTCAGGGCTGCCCTGGGAGCCATCTCTCCTgctcccccaccctgccctccccaccccgacTCCAGCACTGCCAACCTGGATGTGCTGCATCACCCGAGGAGCGGCAGAGGCCTCCAGCAGGGTCACCGTGCAGCCCCCGAAGCCACCGCCTGTCATGCGGCTGCCGTAAACCCCAGGAGCAGAGAGCGCGGCCTCCACCAGCTGATCCAGCTCCGGGCAGCTCACCTCATAGTCGTCTCTGCGGAAAGAATACGGAGCCTGGAGCCGGCCCCAGCTGCAACACATGTGCTTGCGGGGTGTCAGGCACCCAGGGGCCTCACCTGAGCGAGTGGTGACTCTCCACCATGAGGCGGCCGAAGGCTCTGTAGTCGCCGCGGCGCAGGGCGGCCGCCGCCTGGGCCGTTCGCTGGATCTCGCCCACCACGTGCCGCGCCCGCCGGAAGGCCTCCGTGCTCATCAGGTCCCGGCCAGCTGGGGAGGAAAGGGGCTCAGCAGACCTGCCACCCACGGCCTCTGGGCCCCTGTGGACTCCAGGCCGCTGGCCCGGGGCATCTCCGCGGGCGCAGGGCGGCCGCCGCCTGGGCCGTTCGCTGGATCTCGCCCCACCACGTGCGCGCGCCCGCCGGAAGGCCTCCGTGCTCATCAGGTCCCGGCCAGCTGGGGAGGAAAGGGGCTCAGCAGACCTGCCACCCACGGCCTCTGGGCCCCTGTGGACTCCAGGCCGCTGGCCCCGGGGCATCTCCACTCTGGTTCTGACGAAGCTGTGGGTAGAACCTCGGGTTGGGGAGCAAGGTTTCAGACCTCGCCTCCTCGATTATAAAAGGGGGTACCCAGGACGTCCCTgggggtctagtggttaagacccccTGCAAGTTTCCACTgtagggagcatgggttcagtccctggttggggaactaagatcccacatgctgggcagtgtggccaaaaaagggGGCATGACCCACCTCATTTGGGATGTGGGGAGAACTCAGTGAGGCAGACACATGCAGAGCTCCCAGTGTGCCTGGCACACGGTGGGTACTCAATAAACAGCTGTTTGAGCCCCATACTCTGCTTCCCTGGCGAATGGGACACTGCTGCCTTCCAGAGGCCAAGACAGAACAGAAAGGACAAGTCCTGCTGGTGTTTTTGCTGGACTAACAGTGAAAGCTCCAAGGGCCAGGAATCCAGAACTGGGGTACAGTGCAGGCCTGCCTGGGACACCCCAGGGAACCAGCAGGCTGTCCAACTGGCTAACGCTGAAGCAGGCACAGCCAGCCGAGTCACTAAGGGCAGCCCTGAACACCGAGGAGACTTCGCAACTTAATTCCAGGTGCCAGTGAGATTCTGGAGCCGGGGAGGGACAGAGCTGAGCTCTAGTTGACAAAAGTGACCGCCTTGGGCAGGGGCCCCGCTGGGAGAGGTGGGTGCCAGAAGTCCAGCTGGTGGCTGTTAAACGTCAGAGACCAGGAGGGGCCCGatgtggggaggaaggggaggaggaggaacaggTCAGAGACCCGAGGGGGCAGGGGGCCAGGAAGCACTCAGGGGTGACTCTGAAGTTTCAAACAGTGACAAGGGTGAGGAAATAACACACAACGCGAAGTCAGAGGAGAGGTGCCCAGGAGAAGGATGAGTTCTGCCAGGGCCAGGTGAAGGCTCCAGGACCCCGGGTGGGAATGGGGGGGCGGACTCCCATCTGAGTCCTCAGTGAGGCAGTGGTGGCTGGAGTTGAGCTGGGGACAAAGCCTGGggcaggcccaggaggaggaacAGGGCTCTGACCAAGCAGATCCAGCACTGAGGGGGTGGAGAGGACAGCCCCCAGGTTTCTGCAGGGAGCCCCTGGGAGAGCTGTCAAACCAGGTGGCATGGGAGACCGGCTGTTGGATTCAGAGGATTCAGAAATGAGTAGAGAGGAGAaagtgctttccaggtggcatgagtggtaaagaacctgcctgccaatgcaggagacgagggtttgattcctgggtctgagagatcccctggaggaggaaatggcaacccactccaatattcttgcctggagaatcccatggacagaggagcctggtgggctacagttcatggggttgcaaagagtcggacatgactgaagtgactcagcatgcacacagaggagaaaatggGGGTCGTGAACATCGGGGACCCTTCCCAGAGGACTGGCATAGGAAGGAGACTCCATTTGAGGATGTTAGAAGACTGGGCATGTTTAAAAGCAGGTGGGGAGCAGGTGGAGGACAGAAAGGCAGGCAGAGAGAAGCACGGTTCCTGAGGGAGATGGAAGCCTCCAGGGCTGGGGCGTGGGGGGCGAATGGAAGGGccgaggaggaggggagaaacgCCACAAGTGCTCAAGGGCAAAAAGCTCAACCACCGTGACCTGCACAGAGCAGGTGGCCTAAAGGTGACGGTTCACCAAGGACAAGATGGTCCCTGAAATGGGCCCCACGCTGCCAGGGAGGGCAGCTCCTAAGGCCAGCAGCCTGGCCCCGAAGGGAGGAGGACGAGCTGATCTGCCTGGATCAAGTCTTAGCCCTGCCACTCACTGTACATCCCATCACAAAAAAAGGGACTGCCCTGATGGTGCAGCGGATgagactccacctgccagtgctggggccagggtttgattcctggtctgggagcaTCCCACGTGctatggagcaactgagcccgtgctccagttactgagcccaagctacggagcccaggagctgcaactgccgAAGCACTCGTGCCTAGaaccacctcagtgagaagcctgagcacggCAACCAAGAGCAGCTCCGgatcgccgcaactagagaaagctcatgcaaagcaacagagacccagggcggtcaaaaataataaatagataaagactttttaaagatgaGTGTAATATCTGTCCTACAGACTTGTGAGAGAATTCAATGAGTTAATGTGTACATGACCTTTAAACTGTTCAACAGACTACCTTCCTGGCCATGTCTATCTGGaaacttaaaaatacatgttatCTTTTGATCCTGTGATCCTACTCCAAACAATCTAATCCTGAGAAAACAGGAGGAAAACGCAGAGAAATAATTATGTATAAAAACATCCCTCGTGGTGTTAGATGTGATTATCAGAAACTGGTTAAGTAAATTGACACCTATATGCTGAAATGCTACAGTAGCTTTAAAAAGCCATgttgatggggacttccctggtggtctagtggctaagactccgtgctcacaatgcagggggcctggaacCAATGAatgttccctggccagggaactattaatagacctcacatgctgcaaccaaagatTCCACAGGCCGAAACTAAGGCCccaggcagccaaaaaaaaattgcttccaGTGGGAGGGTCTGGGGAAGGGGTGGCAGGCACCATGTGGGACCTCAAAGGTGGCAAGAAGCAGCCCCTGATGCATCCCAAGAAGCAAGCCAAGGAGATGGGACAAGGAAGATAAGGCATTCAAACACAAACAGGAGGAGGAGCTAAAAGCCAAAGCCGAAAGGCCCCCTGCCCACAGGAGGAATTAAGAAAATCTGGCCAAAAAATGTTCCTTGTGCCTGAGGCAATGATGATTCTTACTTCCGTTCCAGTTTAAACATCTGGACTCCCTGCCATTAACATCTGTTGCCACCTACAGCTACAATGAAGTGTCGTCTTGTCTTGGAACCTATTGTACATTTAAGAGTAAACTTTTGGGGTCGGGGGGAAGCCATGGTGATGACCGGCCTTTTCTGGTATAGGAAGTGTTCTGAGAGAGTTCAGGGCAATAAAAGGGCAGATAGCAACACTGTATTTGCTCAACTTTGAAAATACAGATgatgaaaccaacacaacagtgtaaatcaaccataattcaataaaaaatttttaagtacttttaaaaaagaaaatacaggtacagaAAACCACTAaaggaaatacattaaaatgctaatagtagaacttccctggtggtccagcggttaagaatccgcctggcgatgcaggggacatgggttctatccctggttcaggaagattccacatgccagggaACAACCAAGCCTGTGCGCTTGGTTGCACAGGGTTGAgcctactgagcccatgggctgcaactacggaagcccgtgtgcctggagcccgtgttccacaagagaagcccgcaCCTCACAAggaagcagcccctgctcaccggaacaagagaaagcctgcccacatcagcaaagacccagtgcagccaaaaaaaagctTAGTGGCTATCTCTGGGTAGTGATCTTATCgcttgttattttcttctttgtccttttctgtattttccacagTGCACATTAAATTCTTAGATTATAAAAAACGATATTGAGATATCAAGCATTCCTACATTAGCCAGGTCAGGAGGCCCCGCCCCACTcggcccagccccgccccaccccactcaGCAGCCCCAGCAGTCTCCAGGACAGAGCATACACAGCCAGCCCTCACCCTCCACTCAccctccagctcctccagctgTACCTCCCGAAGGCTCTCCTTGCCCAGAGCCCGGGCCACCTCTTCACACTGGCGCCGCCGCAGGGGATACTCGCTGGAGCCCAGTGAGTGGCGAACgttggagttggtgatgagcaCGGCCAGCTTGGGGTCCGACAGCGGCACCAGGCTTGTCTCCAGGGACCTGGGGCGGAGATGGAGGGGGGGGGCAATGACAAGGCCGGGCATCTGCTTGCCACGCAGCCTCCATCCAGGAGCTCCTATGAGGTGGGAGGTCCAAGGGGAGCCCCTGACCTGCAGTCAATGAGCAGCGCGTGGCCTCTCTGCCCCAGCAGTGCGATGAGCTGGTCCATGATGCCACAGGGCACCCCTGCGAAGCTGTGCTCGGCCCGCTGACACACCTGGGCCCGGGCAGCTATTGTCCCCGAGTCTGCGGCACAGGGCgaggtggggaggctggggcccAGGAGGGGACACTAGGGGTTCGCGGGTGGGAGCAGCAGTAGCTCCAGGGACGTTCCAGGGAGATTCCCCACCTACCCCGTTGGGGTGGGAAGCTCTGATCACAGGACCTCGGGGAAGGAgggctgggtgggggctgggaggtaCCTGGGCAGAGCTGCTGTAGGAAAGTATACGTGGCCACTTCCAGGGACGCCGAGCTGGACAGCCCACCCCCCAGGGGCACAGAGCTGACCACCACTGCGCTGAAGCCAGGGAGGGGGGCAGCTGTAGGGTAAAGAATGGATGACGGTAAGACGGGCCACCAGGGAGGATGAACACAAGAAGGGAATGTGTTCTGGTGCAAAGGGAGGCAACTGCCAGGCAGCTGCTGCTGGGGGAATGTGTCTCAATTGTCAGAGGTCACCAACCTGCTGGGCCAAGGGGTCCGCTGCCCTCAACCCGCCCACCCTGAGGGTCCTGAGACAGTCTCCCAGTTCTCAGAATTCAGGGCTCTGGAGACCAACACTTTggggtttgaaccctggctccTCCATCGTGGGATGGGCAACCCAGGGCTAGTTCTGGAACCTCTGGGGGCATCAGTCTCCTCACCTGCCCACTGAGGAATCTCTACTCTGCACGCCTACCCCGAAATGGATCAGATGAGCTAATGGGCTTTGTGGCTGAGGCAGGAATCTGACCCAGCCCGGGGCCCCATACCTGGGTAGTGCTGAATCACTCCCTTGACATAGTTGGCCCAGTGAGGGGTCCCAGGCTCCAGTGGCCGCTGGCTTGTGGGCAGAGGAAACTGCAGCCGCCGGGGCTCATCAGCATCCTCAGAGGCAGTGAGGAGGGAAACAAGCCCATCCACGCGGGGGCTGCCCACCAGCACTGTCACAAGCTCCAGGGCCTGGCAGGAGAAACAAAACTATGCAAAACTCCCAACACCAGGGCGCCTGGGACAGACCGGCAGCTGACCTCCAGGCTCCAGGTGAAGGGAATGGGGAGTGTCCCAGGGAAGAGCCTA from Bos mutus isolate GX-2022 chromosome 19, NWIPB_WYAK_1.1, whole genome shotgun sequence encodes:
- the GALK1 gene encoding galactokinase — translated: MAASEQPQAGELLAKARRAFLEEFGAEPELAVSAPGRVNLIGEHTDYNRGLVLPMALELVTVLVGSPRVDGLVSLLTASEDADEPRRLQFPLPTSQRPLEPGTPHWANYVKGVIQHYPAAPLPGFSAVVVSSVPLGGGLSSSASLEVATYTFLQQLCPDSGTIAARAQVCQRAEHSFAGVPCGIMDQLIALLGQRGHALLIDCRSLETSLVPLSDPKLAVLITNSNVRHSLGSSEYPLRRRQCEEVARALGKESLREVQLEELEAGRDLMSTEAFRRARHVVGEIQRTAQAAAALRRGDYRAFGRLMVESHHSLRDDYEVSCPELDQLVEAALSAPGVYGSRMTGGGFGGCTVTLLEASAAPRVMQHIQEQYHGTATFYLSQAADGAKVLRF